The genomic window GTGACCTCCAGCGGCCGGGTGCTGCGGCTGCCGGTGATCGACCTGCCCGCGCTGCCCCCGCAGCCCGCGCTGTCGCTGGCCGGTGGCGCCCAGGTGAGCGAGTTCCTGCGGCTGACCGCCGACGAGCGGGTGATCGCACTGACCACGCTGGACGAGTCCTCCCCGGGCCTGGCACTGGGCACCGTGCAGGGCGTGGTCAAGCGGGTGGTCCCGGAGTGGCCGTCCAACAAGGACGAGTTCGAGGTGATCGCGCTCAAGGACGGCGACGAGCTGGTCGGCGCGGTGGAGCTGCGCACCGGCGAGGAGGACCTGGTCTTCATCACCAGCGACGCCCAGCTGCTGCGCTACCCGGCGGGCCAGGTCCGCCCGCAGGGCCGTCCGGCCGGCGGCATGGCCGGGATCAAGCTGGCCGACGGCGCCCGGGTGCTGTCGTTCACGGCGGTGGACCCGGCGGCGGACGCGGTGGTGGTCTCGGTCGCGGGTGCCTCGGGCACCCTGACCGGGGAGGCCCAGAGCAGCTGGAAGGTCACGCCGTTCGAGCTCTACCCGCGCAAGGGCCGGGCCACCGGCGGGGTGCGCTGCCAGCGCTTCCTGCGCGGGGAGGACGCGCTGGCCTTCGCCTGGGCCGGGCCCGCTCCCGCCCGCGCGTCGGCGGCAGGCGGCTCGCCGATCACCCTGCCGGAGCGCGACCCGCGCCGCGACGGTTCGGGCACGCCGTTGAGCACGCCGGTCTCGGCAGCGGCAGGGCCGGTCTGACCTGCGGAAAACCCCACTCGGGCAGCCGACCGCGCGGCGGTAGGGTGCCCGAGTGAGCACCTGCACGAACCTCTCCGCTGAACTGGCCGAGCCGCTGGCCGCCACTGCCGCGACCGCGCGGACCTGGCTCCTGATCGAGCAGAGCGGCCCCTGGGGAGCCAAGGCACTCACCGAGAGCCACCTCGACAGTCGGCTCGGCCGGGAGCTGGAGGCCGCCAGCGCGGGGACGGGCGTCCGGGTGGCGCTGATCCGGCGCCCCGGACGGCACGCCGACAACCGGCCGGCGGCCCGTCACCAGGTGATCCTCGCGCACACCGTGCCGGGGCGGAGCTGGATCCGGCGGGCCGAATCGGCCGACCTGACGGAGCTGTCGGCGCTGGACCTGGCCGCCGCCGGAGCGGGCGACCACGGCGGCTTCGGCACCGCGCACACCGGCGGGCCGCTCGCCCTGGTGTGCACCAACGGCCGGCGCGACCGCTGCTGCGCACTGCTCGGCCGCCCGCTGGCCGCGGAGTTGGCCGCCGCCGGCCACAGCGAGGTCTGGGAGGTCACCCATCTGGGCGGACACCGCTTCTCCCCCACCATGCTGGTCCTGCCCTACGGCTATGCGTACGGGCGGTTGACCGAGGCCACGGCCAAGGAGGTGCTCGCCGTCACCACCGCCGGGCAGATGTGGCCGGCCCTCTCCCGCGGCCGCTCCTGCTGGGACCGCCCGGCCCAGGCGGCCGAGCAGGCGGTGCGCGAGCTGACCGGGGAGCACGCCGCCGAGACGCTGACGGTGACCCAGGACCTGCTGGCCGAGGGCGCGTGGCGCTGCCTGGTGCGGCACGTCGACGGCCGCTGCTGGCTGGTCGAGGTGGTGCGGAAGCTCAGCGAGCCGCCCCGGCCGGAGAGCTGCGGCAAGGCCCCGGGCACACCGGTGCGCATGGAGGTGCGCTCGGTGCGGCGGAGCTGAGTGCGGCCCGCCCTGCCGGGACACCCTGTCACCGAGCGTGCACCCTCTGTCGGCGCAATCCACGGCGCCGGACGGGCCCCGGGCCGCCTAGCGTGGCGGCCGTGGGCCTCCGCCCGCGCAACGGCTTCCGCTCGCCTCGAACGGGAGCCGTAGTGCCGTGCGGAACCGGTCGCTCCCGGCCCGGTTCCGCCGTCCCGGCCGCCCGGCCGGGCGCACGGAAGGAATGCACCGGATATGAAGCAGGACCTGAGCCCGGACCTGACCTCTGCCGACCAGATACCCGACCGCGGCGCGGCCGAGGCGGGGACCCCCGCCGCCGACAGCCCGCCCCCTGCGGACGGCGCGCACCAGCGGGCCACCCGGCTGCGCCACCGGGTCGGCCTGGCCGCCGCGATCGTCGCCGGAGCCGGATCGATCGGCCTGGGCGCCGATCTCGCGAGCGCGGCGCCCGCCCCCGAGCACGTGAACAGCAGCCCTGGGCTGGTCAGCGCCGACGACCCGGTGAACGGGGACGACGCCTCGACCGGCGACGGCACCGACACCGACGCGGCCGGCGACAGCGCTCTGCTGACGGACGGGGCGACGAACGAGGGCACCGACCAGGGCGCGGCCCTGGCCGACACCTCCCAGGACCAAGGCACCACCCAGGACCAGAGCACCACCCAGGACGGCGCCACCGGCCAGGCGACCCCGGACGGGACCGCCGGCGGCGGCGACAGCGCGACCAGCGGCGACATCCAGCAGGGCTGGGACGGCTCGGTCTACTGGTTCCGCAACGGCAGCGGCGAGTGGCGCTACACCAGCGACCGCGGCGTCTACCTGAGCCGGACCGGCCCGACCGGCGCGGACGACGGCGACGGCAACGGTGGCACCGACTCCGGCACGGCCGAGTCGCCGGACACCCGCGCCGGGCAGGCCGCGAGCAGCGGCAGCGTCGAGGCGGCCATCGACTTCGCCGAGGCACAACTCGGCAAGCCCTTCGTCTGGGGCGGCAACGGCCCCGACGGCTACGACTGCTCCGGCCTCATCCACGCGGCCTTCCGGCACGCCGGCATCTCACTGCCCCGGATCGCCAACGACCAGTACGCCGCGACCACGCCGGTCACCGCGAGCCGGATGCGCCGCGGCGACCTGCTGTTCTGGTCGTACGACGGCAGCGTCCGCGGCATCCACCACGCCGCGCTCTACCTGGGCAACAACCGCTACATCGAGGCCGCGCACCCGGGCACCTACGTCCGGATCTCCACGCTGAACAGCGGCTACTTCCCGACCTTCATCGGCCGCGTGTGACCCGCCGCGCCCCTGGTGAACACCGTGTGGACCCCGGCCGCGTGCGCGGCCGGGGTCCACACGGGTGACAGCACCCGCCGATCCGGGGACGGGGCCGGAGTCAGACCGCGCCGGCCCCGGTCAGCGAGCGGACCTCCAGTTCGGCGAACTTGTCCGCGTCCGCCCGCTCCTCGCCGCTGACCGTGCCGACCCAGCCGAGCAGGAAGCCCAGCGGGATCGAGATCAACCCGGGGTTCTCCAAGGGGAACCAGTGGAAGTCCACCGCGGGGAACATCGCGGTCTTGCTGCCGGAGACCACCGGCGAGAAGAACACCAGCACCAGTGCCGGCACCAGCCCGCCGTAGGTGGCCCAGCAGGCGCCGCGGGTGGTGAAGCGGCGCCAGAAGAGATTGTAGATCAGGGTGGGCAGATTGGCCGAGGCCGCCACCGCGAAGGCCAGACTGACCAGGAAGGCGACGTTGAGCCGCTGGGCGAACAGGCTCAGCACGATCGCCACGCCGCCGATCAGCACGGCGGCCAGCCGTGCCACCACCACCTCCTGGCGCTCCGTCACCGCCGGCCGGTCCGCACGGCGGAAGGCCTGGGCGTAGAGGTCGTGGGCGAAGGAGACGGAGGAGGCCAGGGTCAGGCCGGCGACCACCGCGAGGATGGTGGCGAAGGCGATCGCCGAGGTGAGGGCGAACAGCAGGGTGCCGCCGGTGCTGCCCTCGCCACCGCCCAGGTTGAGCGCGAGCAGCGGGACCGCCGTGTTGCCCGCCGAGTTGGCGGCCTTCACCGCCTTGGAGCCCACCAGCGCGGTGGCCCCGAGACCCAGGACGACGGTCATCAGGTAGAAGCAGCCGACCAGGCCGATCGCCCAGATGGTGGAGCGGCGGGCGGCCCTGGCGGTGGGCACGGTGTAGAAGCGGGAGAGGATGTGCGGCAGGCCGGCGGTGCCCAGCACCAGGGCCAGGCCCAGGCTGACGAAGTCGAGCCGGCTGGTGGCGGAGCCGCCGTACTTGAGTCCGGGCTCCAGGTAGCGGTCACCCGCGCCGCTGCTGCGCGCCGCGGCGTGCATCAGCTCGGCGAGGTCGAACTGGAAGCGCACCAGGACCCAGCAGGTGAGCAGGACGGCGCCGGTCATCAGCATCAGCGCCTTGACGATCTGGATCCAGGTGGTGGCACGCATGCCGCCGACCGTCACATAAATGATCATCAGGGCGCCGACGGCGACGATGGTCCAGGTGTTGGCGGCGGCCCCGGTGGTGCCCAGCAGCAGTCCCACCAGACTGCCCGCGCCGACCATCTGGGCGATCAGGTAGAGCAGGGTGACCACCACGCTGGCGCTGCCGGCCGCCGCCCGGACCGGACGCTGCCGCATCCGGGTGGCCAGCACGTCGGCCAGGGTGTAGCGGCCGGTGTTGCGCACCAGCTCGGCCACCCACATCAGGACGACCAGCCAGGCCACCAGGAAGCCGATGCTGTACAGCATGCCGTCGTAGCCGTACAGCGCGATCAGTCCGGTGACCCCGAGGAAGGAGGCCGCGGAGAGGTAGTCGCCGGAGAGCGCGATGCCGTTCTGCAGCGCACCGAAGTCGCGGCCCCCGGTGTAGAAGTCCTCGGCGGCCTGACCGCGCCGCCCCACCCACAGGGTGATGGCCAGGGTCACCACGACCACCAGCGCGAAGAGCACGACGGCCAGGCCGTGGTGGTCCCCGGAGCCGATCGAGGGAACAGCGGCGTGTGGGGTAGGAGTCATCGCAGCTGGTCCTGGGTCTCCCAGCGCAGGCCGAGGGCGGCTCGGTCGCGCTTGGTGCGGGCGTTTCGGGCGTACAGCCAGGTGATCAGGAAGGTCGAGACGAACTGGAGCACACCCAGCAGCCAGGCGATGCTGAACGGGCCGGCGACCGGGGTGCGCATCAGGTCGGGCGCCGCCGCCTGGGCCGTGACGTAGAAGAGGTACCAGCCGAGGAAGACGGCGGTGGCCGGGAAGACGAAGGTCCGGTAGTTGCGGCGGATCTCCTGGAACGCGGCGCTCTGCTGGACCTCGCGGTAGACCTCGGCGGCGGCCGGATCCGGGGCGGGTTCGACGGGTTGGAGTGGCCGCTGGGCAGGAACCGCGCTGCGGGTCGCGACCTCGCGGGTGGCGGGCCGGACGGCCGCGCCGGGGGGACCGGACGCACCTGGGGTCGACCACCAGTCAAATCGCTGGCCCTGCCGGGGCGTCCGGCCGGTCGATCCGGTGACTTCGTGCTGTGCCAATGCTGCTCCTGGCCCGGGATGCACCACCGAGCGGTGGGGCGTCGGGTATCGGCACCGGGCACTCCGGACGACCCGCCCCGAAGATCCATGCGGCGTACCGACGGCGCCCTGACGGGAACCATGATGGCAAGTCAGAAACCGAAATGTGGCATTCAGCCAGGATTTTCACCCGATGAGGTGAGATCACTAGGTTCGCGAACTACCGGAAATCCCATGCCTGAAGGCATAGCTGACCGCTTGCGCACGGTCCCGGACGGCGGTTTTCGCGAAGAGGTTGTTGATATGCGTCTTGACGGTCGCCGGGCTGACGAACAGTGCCTCGGCGATCTCCGCGTTGGACAATCCCTCGGCGATCAGCGCCAGCACCTCGGCCTCACGCGCCGTCAGTCCGTCGGGCAGCGGGCGCTGGCCGGCCGGCGCCTGGGCCGCCGGCTCGGCCTGGTGCGGCTCACCCGGTGCTGCGGGCGCGGCCGGCGCGGCACCGGCGAGCCGCTCCAGCAACCGTCGCTGCACCTGGGGCGAGAGACCCGCCGCACCCGCCCGGACATCGGCGATGGCCCGGGCGATCTCCTCGGCGCCGGCGTCCTTGGTGAGGTAGCCCCGCGCACCCGCCTGCAGTGCGGGGAAGAGCGAGTCGTCCTCCGCGTAGGTGGTGAGCACCACCACCTCGGTGCCCGGGTGGTCCGCCCGGATCAGCCGGGTGGCCTCCACCCCGTCGCAGCGCGGCATCCGCAGGTCCATCAGCACCACGTCCGGGGCGTGCTCGGCGACCATCCGCACCGCCTCCTCGCCGTCCGCCGCCGCACCCACCACCGTGATCCCGGGCAGCAGGCCCAGCAGCATCACGATGCCCTCGCGCACCACGGTCTGATCGTCGGCGACCAGCACCCGTGTCTGTGACGCCGCGTCCTTCGCCCCGCTCCGCTCGTGCACCGGCCACCCCGTTCCGCGCTGCGCGCGCTCGTTCCGTCCTGCCTACCGCTCCTTCTTACCGCGCCGGGCGCGTCGCGGTCACGCAGGCAGCCGCAGCCGCACCAGCCAGCCGTCCGCCTCGGGGCCGGCCTGCAGACTGCCGCCGATCAGTTCGGCCCGCTCGCGCATGCCCAGCAGTCCGTAACCGTTTCCGCTGGCGGCCAGCTCCGACAACCCGCCCCCGGCCGGTCCGCCGTCGTTGCGGACCAGCAGCTCCACCTCCTGGTCGAGGTACTGCAGTTCCACCGTGCGGTGGGCCCGCGGCGCGTGCTTGCGGATGTTGGTGAGCGCCTCCTGCGCCGTGCGCCGCACCGCCAGGCCGACCTCGGCGTTGAGCGGGCGGGGCGTGCCGGTCACGGTCAGCCGGGCCTGCTCCTGCTGGGCCAGCTCCACCAGGAACTCACCGACCGGGGTGAACTCGCCGCGCAGCGCGGAGAGCGCCTGCTTGGTCTCCTTGAGCCCGTCCTGGGCCATCCTGCGGGCCGCCACCACACGCTCCCTGATCTGCTCCCGGTCGGCCCCGCCGTCCAGCATCAGCCGGGCTGCCTCCAGATGGACCAGCTGCGCCGAGAGACTGTGCGCCAGCACGTCGTGGATCTCCCGGGCGATCCTGGCCCGCTCGGCCAGCGCCGCGCTCTCCGCCTCGGCCGCCCGGGCCGCCTGTTCCTGCTGGAGCAGGCGCTGCGCGGTGCCACGGGCCTCGGCGTCCAGTCGCAGCAGGTAGCCCAGCAGGAGCAGGCCCGCCACGGTGGCGAGCAGTGCGAGGAAGGTGTTCCCGCCGGTCACCGCGAACGAGGCGAGAGCGGCCGCGCAGGTGGGCAGCGCGGCCGCGAGCGGCAGGCGCTGCAGGGCCACCACCGCGAGCACGCACCAGATCACGTCGGCCAGGGTGTCGGCCCCGATGTGGTGCGCGAGCGGGGCCAGGACCAGCAGCTGCCCGGCGACCGCCAGCGACCAGCGGATCCGGTGCCGGCGGGTGGTCCGGTAGAACAACTGGAGCAGGGCGACCGCGGCGACCAGCAGGACCGCCGCCCCGGCGACGGTCCCGGCGCCCCCGGCCAACCGGTCGCCGTTGAAGGTCCCCAGGACCAGCCCCGTCAGCATGGCCAGCCGGCCGACGCCGGAGAGCATCAGGCCGGGCAGCGACCGCTTCTCCCGGGACAGGGCCTCCCGCGAGGGCCAGCGCGTCCAGGTGTCCAGCGGCACGGGCAGTGGTCCTTCCAGGGTGGCGTCGATGATTCAGACCACCGCACGCAGGTTCTGCGAGCCGTCCAGCATGCGGGCCCTCCAGTTGACCACGACACCGCGCACCAGCAGCAGCGCGCCCAGCGTGAGCAGCAGCGAGCTGGAGTTCTGGTGCACGTGCATCGCGCTGCCGAGCCCGTACAGACCCACCCGCAGGACGATCAGGCCCGCCCACGCGGCGACCGTGGCGACAGTGCCCTTGACCCAGATCGCGCCGTCGCTCTCCCGCCAGATCCTGACCGTCCAGCCCCAGGCCGAGCCCATGGCCACCACGACCACGACCGAGGCGAGCAGCAGGCCGATCGCCGTCCCCCGGTGGGCCGGGTCGATCAGGTGCGGGTCACGCAGCGCCAGCGCACCGAGGACCACCGGCAGGACCCAGAAGCGACGCTCGGTGTTGACCTTGCGCGCCTGGAACTGGCGGCGGGCGATGAAGACGACCACCACGAGAATGATGAGGATGTTGCTCAGCGCGACCATCGGAGCGCTCCATCTCGAACGGAGAGGTTTCTGACGCTCTCGACGCTACGGATCGCGCGCCGCCGGCTGATCGGCTCCAGGGTTGATTCAACGCCGAGGGGGGCTCTCCACCCCTGGGTGGAGAGCCCCCCTCGCGATCACCGTCAGGCGTCGATCCGCGAGCGGTCCAAGGTGGCCGCCGAGTCGACGATGAACTCCTTGCGAGGGGCCACGTCGTTGCCCATCAGCAGGTCGAAGACCTGCTCGGCCGCGGGCAGGTCGCCGAGGTTGATCCGGCGCAGCGTGCGGTGGCGCGGGTCCATCGTGGTCTCGGCCAGCTGGTCGGCGTCCATCTCGCCCAGGCCCTTGTACCGCTGCACCGGCTCCTTCCAGCGCAGGCCCTTGGCCTGGAACTCCAGCAGGGTCCGGCGCAGCTCCGCGTCGGAGTACGTGTAGTGGTACTTCTCCTGGCCGCGCTTGGGGTTGGTGAGCTCGATCCGGTGCAGCGGCGGGACCGCCGCGAAGACCCGGCCCTGCTCGACCATCGGCCGCATGTAGCGCTGAAAGAGCGTCAGCAGCAGGATCCGGATGTGTGATCCGTCGACATCGGCGTCGGCCATGAAGATCACCCGGCCGTAGCGGGCCTGGTCGATGTCGAAGGTGCGGCCGGAGCCCGCTCCTATCACCTGGATGATCGCCGCGCACTCGGCGTTCTTGAGCATGTCCGAGACCGAGGCCTTCTGGACGTTGAGGATCTTGCCGCGGATCGGCAGCAGCGCCTGGAACTCGGAGTTGCGGGCCAGCTTGGCGGTGCCGAGCGCGGAGTCGCCCTCGACGATGAACAGCTCGCTGCGCTCCACGTCGTCGCTGCGGCAGTCGGCCAGCTTGGCGGGCAGCGAGGAGGTCTCCAGCGCGGTCTTGCGGCGCTGGGCCTCCTTGTGCTGGCGCGCGGCGACCCTGGTCCTGGCGGCTGCCACGACCTTCTCCAGCACCGCCCTGGCCTGGACCTTCTCGTCCTTCTTGGACGAGGTCAGGAAGGCCTTGAGCTCTCGGGCGACCACCGCGGCCACGATCCGGTTGGCGGCCGAGGTGCCGAGCACCTCCTTGGTCTGCCCCTCGAACTGCGGCTCGGCCAGCCGGACGGTGACCACGGCGGTCAGGCCCTCGGTGGCGTCGTCCTTGGTGATGTCGTCCTCGGCGACCCGCAGCAGCTTGGCCGCGCGCAGCGCCTCGTTGACCGTCTTGGCCAGCGAGCGCTCGAAGCCGGTGACGTGGGTACCGCCCTTGGGCGTGGCGATGATGTTGACGAAGGAACGCAGCGTCGTGTCGTAGCCGGCGCCCCAGCGCAGCGCGATGTCCACGCCGAGCTCACGGGTGACCTCGGTGGGGGTCATGTGGCCGAGGTCGTCCAGGACCGGAACGGTCTCCTTGAAGGTCCCCTCGCCGCGCAGCCGCAGCACGTCGCAGACCGGCTTGTCGGGCGCCAGGAACTCGCAGAACTCGCCGATCCCGCCGTCGAAGCGGAAGGTGGACTCCTCGACCTTGTCGCTCTCCGTCAGCCGCTCGTCACGCACCACGATGGTCAGGCCGGGGACCAGGAAGGCGGTCTGGCGGGCGCGGTTGTGCAGGTTCTCCAGGGAGAGCTTGGCCTCCTTGAGGAAGATCTGCCGGTCGGCCCAGTAGCGGATCCGGGTGCCGGTGCGGGTCTTGGGCACCTTGCGGGCCTTGGTGAGGCCGCTGGCCGGGTCGAACGGGGCGTCCGGGCTGAGTTCGGTGAACACACCCGGGGTGCCGCGGCGGAAGCTGATGGCGTGGGTGTGGCCACTGCGGTCCACCTCCACGTCGAGCCGGGCGGAGAGTGCGTTGACCACGGAGGCACCGACGCCGTGCAGGCCGCCGGAGGCCGCGTAGGAGCCGCCGCCGAACTTGCCGCCCGCGTGCAGCTTGGTCAGCACGACCTCGACGCCGGACAGCCCGGTCTTCGGCTCCACGTCCACCGGGATGCCGCGGCCGTTGTCGCGCACCTCCACCGAGCCGTCGTCGTGCAGCACGACCTCGATCCGGTCGCAGAACCCGCCGAGCGCCTCGTCCACCGCGTTGTCGATGATCTCCCAGAGGCAGTGCATCAGGCCGCGGCTGTCGGTGGAACCGATGTACATGCCGGGCCGCTTGCGGACCGCCTCGAGCCCCTCGAGGACGAGCAGATGCCGAGCGGTGTAGTTGGATCCGTCTTCCGTGGCACGCAGGGCAGGCGGCACGGTCGTTTCGGCGCTCACGCGGTGCACTCCTCCAAAGAGACTTCTGACTCGGTCCGGCGATTCCCGGATCTCCCCCGGCGGCGCCCGCTTTCGCGCACGGCCGGCCACTGCATGATCCGCCCCGACTCCGCAGCTTGTACGCGCTGCGCGAACACGGGTCGAGCCCGGTCCGGTCGGCGGGAGTGCCATCTCGCCCGCGCCCGACGGGTCCTGGCGGACCGTCGAGCCGTCCGCGAGCGCTGGAACTGCCGAGATGCAGGCTACCCGGGCTTGGGGCGGGGCTTATGCTCCAACCCAGTAGGGGATTATGCTACGCCCACCTTCGGACAACAGTTCGAAGATGCGTTCGAGTGATGGAGAGGTCGCGGTTTCCGGCGCGCATGAACCACCGGCGCCCGGGGCACGTCCTCATCAACACAGCAGAATCCTCAGAGAAGAAAAGCCACGAGCGGGAACGTTTTCGGCCTGGTTGGATGTTGACCCTGGTACGACAGCTCGTCGAGCTAGAGAAGAGGCGACGTGACTACTGTTCTGACACCTGCGAGCCCGCTCACCGCGGCTGACCGCTGCGACCGCTGCGGCGCCCAGGCATACCTGCGCGTCGTACTGGCCAGTGGCGGAGAGCTGCTCTTCTGCGCCCACCACGGGCGGAAGTTCGAGCCGGAGCTCAAGAAGATCGCCGTGGAAATACAGGACGAGAGCGGTCGTCTCGCCACCACGGCGGCCTCGGCCGCCAGCGACGAGCGCTGAGCGTTCGGCGCTCCCTTGACGCGCTGAGGTCGGCCCTTGCGGGCCGGCCACTGGGCGGCAGGCCGTAGGGCCTGCCGCCCAGCGTCATACCCGGATCTGCCAGTCCGTGACCGTCCGGTCACTTCGGGCTACGGGCGTCGCGGCAAGACGGCCACCTCATCCGGGAGCTGACCCGCCGTCGGCCTTGACCGAGCCGAGCGGCGGCGTTGGCGCGACCCTGCTCACACCATCACCCTGATCACAGCTGGGTGCCGACCTCGTCCGCGACGGCCGACAACCGGGTGTAGACACCCGGATGGTTCGCCTCCGCACAACCGGTCCCCCAGGAGACCAGGCCGACCAGTCGCCCGTTGACCACCAGCGGGCCACCACTGTCGCCCTGGCACGCGTCCTTGCCACCCCGTGCCTCGCCGGCGCAGACCATGCCGCGCGGATCGAAGGCCCCGTCGGGGCCACCCGGGTAGTCACGCGCACACACCGAGTCGGCCACCATCGGCACATCGACGCTGCGCAGGCTGTCGGCGTACCGCGCGCGGCCGGTGGTGTCGCCCCAGCCGTAGACCTGCGCCCGCGTACCGGCGGCATACGGCAGCGTCTCTCCCTGCCCGACCATCGGCAGGACCGCCCGGCCCTCCTGCGGGGCGGCCAGCGTGAGCACCGCCACGTCCTGCATGTTCTGCTGGAACGAGTACTGCGGATGGACCCAGACGTTGGTCACGGGCACCTCGGCGCCGTCCTGACCGGTCAGGTCGGTCCGACCGACGATCACCCGCAGGTCCGGGCGCTCCACGATGCGGCCCTCGCGCTCGTCGTAGAAGCAGTGCGCAGCCGTCACCACCTTGGTCGGGGTGACCAGCGTGCCGCCGCAGAACTGGCCCGAGCGGGCGTCGCCGAACTCCGGCCGACTGGCCACCGCGACCATCCACGGCCGCTGCAGGGTGCTGTCGGAGCGGCCACCCACGATCCGGCGGTCCGCCTGGGCCGGCGTGGCACCCACCGAGACCAGCGCCACCGGCAGTGCGGCCAGCAGGGCCGCCACCACTACCCGCCGCCGGGGCACCGGCCCCGGCGGCGGCGTGCGGCGGACATCAGGGCCGGTCGAAACGGACGAGATGGACATCACAGTGCACTCCGGGCGATTCGGCAGCAGGCAACCGCCACAGCGTAGTCACAATCTCACCCTGAGTTTCCATGAGTCGGCGTTCAAACACCCGGACGAGGGATATCCGAGGCGGCCGGATGACGCCCGCAGTCGGACCCCGAGCCCAGAACGCGCGAAGGCCCGGAGCAGACGCGCTGCTCCGGGCCTTCGCGTACGGGATCAGTCCAGGTAGTCGCGCAGCACCTGCGAGCGCGAGGGGTGACGCAGCTTGGACATGGTCTTCGACTCGATCTGGCGGATGCGCTCACGGGTGACCCCGTAGACCTTGCCGATCTCGTCCAGCGTCTTCGGCTGGCCGTCGGTCAGGCCGAAGCGCATCGAGACCACGCCGGCCTCGCGCTCGCTCAGGGTGTCGAGCACCGAGTGCAGCTGCTCCTGGAGCAGGGTGAAGGAGACCGCGTCGGCCGGGACGACCGCCTCGGAGTCCTCGATCAGGTCACCGAACTCGCTGTCGCCGTCCTCGCCGAGCGGGGTGTGCAGCGAGATCGGCTCGCGGCCGTACTTCTGGACCTCGATGACCTTCTCGGGGGTCATGTCGAGTTCCTTGGCCAGCTCCTCCGGGGTGGGCTCGCGACCCAGGTCCTGGAGCATCTGGCGCTGCACGCGGGCCAGCTTGTTGATGACCTCGACCATGTGCACCGGGATACGGATGGTGCGGGCCTGGTCGGCCATGGCGCGGGTGATCGCCTGACGGATCCACCAGGTCGCGTAGGTCGAGAACTTGTAGCCCTTGGTGTAGTCGAACTTCTCGACCGCACGGATCAGACCGAGGTTGCCCTCCTGGATCAGGTCCAGGAAGAGCATGCCGCGACCGGTGTAACGCTTCGCCAGTGAGACCACCAGGCGGAGGTTGGCCTCCAGCAGGTGGTTCTTGGCCCGGCGGCCGTCCTCGGCGATGATCTCCAGCTCGCGCTTGAGCTTGGGGGCGAGCTTGTCGGCCTGGCTGAGCTTGTCCTCGGCGAACAGGCCGGCCTCGATGCGCTTGGCGAGCTCGACCTCCTGCTCGGCGTTGAGCAGCGGGACCTTGCCGATCTGCTTCAGGTAGTCCTTGACCGGGTCGGCGGTGGCACCGGCGACGGCGACCTGCTGGGCAGGCGCGTCGTCCTCGTCGTCGTCGGAGAGGACGAAGCCCTCCGACTCCTCCTCGGGCTCCGCGTCGCCGTCGGTCTTCCCGGCCGGGGTCGCCACGTCCTCGAGCAGCTCGTCATCGCCGAGCAGCTCCTCGTCGCCCTTCTCCCCCTTGGCGGCGGTCTTCTTGGCGACCGCCTTCTTGGCGGGAGCGGCGGCCTTCTTCGCCACGGCCTTCTTCGCGGGGGCGGCAGCGGCGACCTTCTTCGCGACCATGGGGGTCGAGCCGAGGTCCGACTGCGCGTCCAGTGCGGTGTCCACGGTGACCGAGACCACAGAGGCGACGGCCGCCGGAGCCACCGTCGCGGCGGGCGCGATCCGCACCGGGGGCTTGGTCTGGGCAACCGGGGTACGCGTGGTGACCGCCTTGGTGGCGGTGCGCTTGGTGGTGCTCTTGGCCGCAACGCTCTTGCGCTTGGCGGCGGACGGCTCGGCCGCGCTCACCATCAGGTCCACCCCTTCCTCAATCAACACCTGGTTGAGGCTGCGCATGACGTTCTTCCACTTGGTGACCGGGATCTGGTCCGCCTCGAAGGCCTGGCGCACGTCGTCACCGGCGATCTGCCCCTGGGCCTTGCCCCGCTCGATGAGCGCCAGCAGGGCCGCGGACTCTGCGATCTCGGGGGGGAGCGAACGGGATGTGCTGGCCGACACGAACAACCTCTCGGACGAAGAGTGGACTCGAACCCGTACCGGACCGCCCGAGTGGGCGAGGAGGAAA from Kitasatospora sp. NBC_01250 includes these protein-coding regions:
- a CDS encoding RNA polymerase sigma factor, translating into MSASTSRSLPPEIAESAALLALIERGKAQGQIAGDDVRQAFEADQIPVTKWKNVMRSLNQVLIEEGVDLMVSAAEPSAAKRKSVAAKSTTKRTATKAVTTRTPVAQTKPPVRIAPAATVAPAAVASVVSVTVDTALDAQSDLGSTPMVAKKVAAAAPAKKAVAKKAAAPAKKAVAKKTAAKGEKGDEELLGDDELLEDVATPAGKTDGDAEPEEESEGFVLSDDDEDDAPAQQVAVAGATADPVKDYLKQIGKVPLLNAEQEVELAKRIEAGLFAEDKLSQADKLAPKLKRELEIIAEDGRRAKNHLLEANLRLVVSLAKRYTGRGMLFLDLIQEGNLGLIRAVEKFDYTKGYKFSTYATWWIRQAITRAMADQARTIRIPVHMVEVINKLARVQRQMLQDLGREPTPEELAKELDMTPEKVIEVQKYGREPISLHTPLGEDGDSEFGDLIEDSEAVVPADAVSFTLLQEQLHSVLDTLSEREAGVVSMRFGLTDGQPKTLDEIGKVYGVTRERIRQIESKTMSKLRHPSRSQVLRDYLD